Within the Egibacteraceae bacterium genome, the region GCCCTGGCGGAGATGGGTCGCTGCCTGGCCCCCTGTGACGGGCGTGTCGGGCCGGCGGAGTACGCGCCGGCCGCCGACCGGGTGGCCGCGACCCTCGCCGGTGATCCCGACCCCGTCCTGATGGGGCTGGTGCAGCGGATGCGCGATCTCGCCGCCGGGGGACGGTACGAGGAGGCCGCCACCGCCCGTGACCGGCTGCATGCGGTGGTGAGCGCGGTCGCGCGCAGCCGCCGGCTGGCGGCGACGGCTGCGCCGCTCGAGCTCGTCGTCTCCCGGCCCGGTCCCCGTGCCGGCACCCGTGCGGTCGTGCTGGTCAGGCGGGGTCGGCTGGCCGCCAGCGCGGTGTGCCGGTCCGAGGAGGTGGCCGGGACGGTGCGGCGGCTGCGCGCGGACACGGCGCACCTGCCCGACCCGGGGACGGGCCCGCTGCCCTTCACCGACGCCGAGGAGGTCGGCCTGGTCGCCGGCTGGCTGGACGGGCGCGGGGCGCTCGTGCACCACTGCGACGGGGAGCTGGCCAGTGCGGTTGCCGGGGGGCGCACGCTCGCCGACGAGGCCGCCCAGCTGGCGGCCAGCCGCCGCGACACGGGACGCCCCCACGCCGAGCTCGCCGCCAAGCGCACCCGCCGCTGAGACGTGAATCGCCGGAGCGCCAGCGGAGGCGATTCTCTGCTGTGCCGGGTGTGGCGGTCGCGCAGCGACCGCCCGGGACTGCTGACGGCGGTGTGGGCGGTCCCTCAGGCGGTCGCGGCGGCCTGTTCCTGGGAGACACGGACCCAGTCGTCCAAGGTGCGCGCCGCGGCCCCCGAGTCGATCGACGCCGCCGCCGCCCGCAACGCCTCCGCCCAGGCGTCCACCAGGTCGGCCGCGACCAGCGCCGCGGCGGCACCGAGGAGCACGGCGTCGCGCGGCGCGCCGTGCTGCCCGCCGAGCACCGCCTCGGCGACCCGCCGGTTGTCGGCGACCTCGCCGCCGCGCAGGTCACCCGCGGCCGCGGGCGCGATCCCGTGGTCGGCCGGGTCGAACGTCCACTCGGTCACCCCGCCTCCCCGCACCTCCCACACCCGCGACGGTCCGGCGGGGGTGAGCTCGTCCAGGCCGTCGGACCCGTGGAACACCAGCGCATGCGTGGTGTCCAGGCGAGCCAGCACCGCCGCCATGCGCGCCGCCAGCACCGGGTCGCTCACCCCGATGGTCTGGTGGCGTGCCCCGGCGGGGTTGGTGAGCGGGCCGAGGATGTTGAACACGGTGCGCACGCCGAGCTCACGGCGGACCGGGACGACGTGGCGCATCGCCGGGTGGAACGTCGGGGCGAAGCAGAAGCCGATCCCGATCTGGCGGATGCACGCCTCCACCCCGGCGGGCGGCAGGTCGATGGCCACCCCCCATGCCTCGAGCAGGTCCGCGGAGCCGCACAGGCCGCTGGCGGCGCGGTTGCCGTGCTTGGCGACCGTCGCCCCCGCGCCGGCGGCGACCAGCGCCGCCACCGTCGACACGTTGAAGGTGCCGGCACGGTCCCCGCCCGTCCCGCACGTGTCCACGACGGCACCGTCGACCCGCACGGGCAGGGCGTGGCGGCGCATGGTCCGGGCCAGCCCGGCGATCTCCTCGGCGGTCTCGCCCTTGGCCTGCAGCGCGACCAGGAAGCCGGCGACCTGCGCGGGTGTGGCCTGCCCCTCCATCACCGTGTCCAGGGCTGCGGCCGTGGTCGCGTCGTCGAGGTCCTCACCCGCCATCAGCCGGGTGAGGATCTCCGGCCAGCTCGGTGCGTCCGCCGGGGTCACCGGCCGCCGCCGAGCATCGAGCCGCCGCCCTGCGCGGTGACCCCCTCGACCTCCTCCAGGTCCCCGGGCGTCGGGCCCGTCAATCCGCCGACGTGCGGCAGCTCGGGCACCGGCATGCCGTCGCGCACGGCGCGGACGACCTCGGCGAGGTTGAACGGGTCCACGGGCTTGCGGATGTAGGCGTCGGCCCGCGACCACTTGGCCAGGAACTTGTCCGCGTCACGGGCGATCAACAAGATGATGGGCGGCATCGCCGTCCCCATCTGCACCCGGGCCTTCATGTCCCTGGCCAGCGCGAACCCGCCGGTGGGCGCGGTGTCCGCATCGGCGATGACCAGGTCGAAGTCGCCCTCATCCTCCATCTGGCGCAACGCCCGCTGGGGTGTGGCGACCGTCAGCAGGTCGACGTCGGGCTCGCCGACCAGGGCCGTGGTGACCTCCGTGGTGACGCGCGGGTTGGTCGAGACGAGGAGCGTTCGCATACGGGTCATGATGCCACGCGCACCCGCACTGCCCCATGGCGCCCCGGTGGGTTAGGCTGCACGCCGGCGGAGCCACCGTCGTGCAGCCAAGGAGAGAGCCGTGTCCGCATCCGCGCCCCTCATCGGTCCCCGTCCCGTCCTGGCCGACCTCGTGCCCCGCACAGCCGTGCGCACCGTCGCGCTGGTGCTGGGTGCAGCCCTGCTGACCGCCGCAGCCTCGCGCTGGCTGAAGATCCCTCTGCCGTTCTCCCCCGTCCCGATCACCGGAGGCACGTTCGCGGTCCTGCTCACCGGTGCCGCGCTCGGGCCGGCGCGGGGAGCGGCGGGGCAGCTGACCTACGTGGCGCTCGGCGCGGTCGGCTTGCCGTTCTTCTCCACCGGCAGCGGCCTGGAGTTCCTGGCCGGCGCCTCGGGCGGCTACGTGCTGGGGTTCATCCCCGCCGCCGCCCTCGTCGGCGCGTGCGCCCGCCGTGGATGGGACCGGCGGCCCCTTGGCATGGTCGGGACGTTCGCGCTGGGCTCAGCGGTGATCTACGCCTGCGGCGTGCCCTGGCTGGCCGTGGTCGGCGGGTTCGGCCCAGGCGAGGCCGTGCTCCGCGGCCTGGCGCCCTTCCTCCTGGGTGACGCGCTGAAGGCGGTCGCGGCGGCCGCCGCGCTTCCATCGGCGTGGCGCCTGGTCGGGCCCCGCAGCTAGCCCCCCCCGGCGTCGCCGTGGGCGCCGGCACCGTCGCGTCCGGCGGGCCGCTCGGGCGCGTCGACATCGCCACGCTCGACGGCCTGCTGCGGGCTGCCGCCGACCGCTGGCCCGACCGGCTGGCCGTCGACAGCCCGTCGGGGCGCCTGACCTACGCCGAGCTGGATGCAGCCGTGACCGCCGCAGCCGGGGGGCTACGCACGGCCGGGGCACGACCGGGCGATCATGTGGCCTTCGCGCTCGGCCACGACGCGGCGCTGTATGCGGCGCCGTTCGTGTGCAGCCGTGCTCGCCTCGCCGGCCTGCTGCTGTCGACGGCGCTGCCCGCCGCGGCGTGGGCGCGCCAGCTCGCCTCGGTGCGCCCGTCGCTGCTGGTGGCCGACGACGCGCATGTCGGTCGCCTGCAGGCGGCCGCCTCGGGCGCGCCCGTGCAGCCGGCCCGCGTCGCGCTGCCGCTGCAGGCCGACCACGCTCGGCCAGCCGAAGCCGCCCCCGCGCCGGACCCCGACCGGGCGGTGGCGCTCCTGGCCACCTCGGGCACCACCGGGCAGCCCACGGTCGTGCGCCTCACCAGCCGGGGGCTGCTGCACGTGGGGCGGGCCTACCTCGACCTGCTCGACCTGGGCCCGGACGAGCGCAGCCTGGTCGTCATGCCCCTCACCCACATCGGGGCGCTGTCGACCCAGACGTTGACCATGCCGATGGTCGGCGGCTGCAACGTGCTGCCCGCCGACCGGCGTGCGCGGCGGAGCCTGTCCGCCATGGCGGAGCAGCGCATCACGCTGCTCGACGCGGCACCCGCGTGGCTGACGGTGCTCGCCGGGCAGACGCCGATCGCGGTCCCGAGCTGGCGCACCCTGGTGTACGGCGGCGCCCCCATGCCGGCGGCGACCGTGTCGGCCGTGGCGGCGGCGCACCCGGCGGTGGCGATGTTCGACGTGTGGGGCCTGTCGGAGGCCCACGGACCCGTGACGGCCCAGCGCTACGACCGCGACCGGCCCCCGCCGGCCGGGACGGTCGGGGGGNNNNNNNNNNCCCCCGCGGGCGGGGCGGGGGGGCCGCCCGCTCGCGGGCCTGACGGTGCGTGCGGGCGGTCCGGCCGGGCCGCTACCCCCCGAGGTGGTCGGTGAGCTCTGGGTCTCCGGTCCGACCGTGCACGCCGGGACGCTCGACGACCCCGACGCCGTCCCACCCGGGGGATGGCTGCCGACGGGGGATCTGGGCGCCGTCGCCGTGGACGGGACCGTGCGGCTGGTCGACCGCAAGAAGGCCGTGATCGTGCGCGGGGGGGTCAACATCTCCAGCCGCGAGGTGGAGCGGGTGCTCTGCAGCGCGGCAGGGGTCACCGAGGCCGCGGTGGTCGCCGTCACCGACGGACTCGGCGAGGAGGCCGTCGGCGCCGCGGTGGCCGTCGGTGACGGTGCCCGCGTCAGCATCGGCGACCTGCGTCGCCTCGTGACCGAGCAGGTCGGCCGCCACGCCACCCCCCGGCGCATCGCCCGCGTGCGCGCGCTGCCCCGCACCGCCACCGGCAAGGTGGACGTGCAGGCGGTGCGCGCGCTGCTCTAGCGCCCCGGGCCCCGTCAACGTTCGCGGGCGCACCGGCCCGCGACCCGCCGTTCGAGTGCTGCTCGCCCTGGTCCCGACCCGAGCTGCAGGTCGGCATCGAGCAGGCAGCGGACATCCTGGAAACGCGCGGCCGCCTCGACGGCTGGTCGCCCGCACGCGGCCAGGGCGGTCACCAGCGCCTCCCAGAACCCCTCGCGCAGCGGCCCGTGCGCGGCCAGCTGCTCCAGCTCGGCGGCGGCCTGCCCGGTCAGGCCGAGCGCGATGGCCGCCGCGACGCCCCGCTCCTGCACCGCCAGGCGCTGCTCCTCCAGGTCCGCGGCCGCAGCGACGGCGAACGGCCGGTCGCGCACGTCGACCAGCGCCGGCCCCTCCCACAGCCAGAGCGCGGCATCGCCCGCCCGGTGTGCCCGGCTGACCTCGCCCGCGGCCAACAGCTCCGCGACGTCGGCGGCCAGGGCCCGGAAACGCACGACGTCGACGGACTCGGGCGGGACCTGCAGGGCGTAGCCCGACTGCTCGGTGACCAGCACCGCAGGGGGCGAGCGCAACGGGCGGTGGCGGTCCAGGAGGACGGACAGCCCGTCGGCGGTCTCCCGCAGCACGGTGGCCGCACGGTCGGCGGGGACGCCGGGCCACAGGTCGGTGACCAGCCGTTGCGCGCCGACGGGGCGGTTGGCGTCCAGCAGGAGCCGAGCCAGCAGGCAACGCTGCGGGCGCGGACCCAGGTCGCAGGCATGCCCGCCCCGCCGCAGCGTGACCGGGCCCAGGACGCGCAACGCCAGCCCGTCGATGGGGGGCGGCTGGGGGCTCATGGATCAGCCGGACCCGTCTCCTCGGCGACCCGCCGCCCGACGGCGCTGACCGTGGACGCTGGCCGACTCCGCGACACCTGTCGCCGGTCACCGTACCCCACCCAGGCCGGGGCTGGCGGGTCTGGTCAGCTCGTGGCGTCGACGGGCTCCTGCCCTTCGTCGGCCTCGTCCAGGTCCGGCAGCAGGCGCTGGGTGCCGAGGAACGCCACGACGCCCAGCGGTGCGACCTGCGCGATGTTCAAGCCGGTCACGAGCCGGGGCACGACGTCGGGGAAGACGGTGGACAGCTGCGAGGCGCCGAGCACCGACCACAGCAGCAGGCCCTGACCCACGAACAGTGCGCCGGAGCCGACCCCGAGCGCCGTGAAGGCGCCCTCCCGGGCCTGCCAGCCCCGCCACGCCCCGAAGACGCCCAAGCCGATGAACAGCGCGGTCTGGAGCGCAGCGAACAGCTGGCTGAGCAGCGGCAACGGCACGGCGAAGAGGGCATCGACGAGGAAGACGGCGTTGGCGGCGACCACCACCCACAAGACCGCAGCGGCCGGCTTGGCCAATCCGGGCCACCGTCCCTCCGCGGGCTGCGTGCGCAGACCGATCAGGGCGGGCAGCGCCAGCGCGAGTCCGACCAGGAGCCAGGGCCACCACGGGGGCCCCGGCACCCACACGAGCTCGCCGAGGACCTCCAGGTCCCGGCCGTCCACGCTGACCGGCACCGCCCACTCCTGAAGCTGGGTGCGCGCGCCCACGTCGGTGACGCGCGGATGCAACCCCGTGCCCATGAAGTGGATGCGGTGGTCGTGCCAGGCGAACCGCGGCTGGTCGGACACCTGCACCCAGTCGGGCGAGGCGTCGGGGTCCGCCGACTCGGGCACCGGGACCTGGCCGAACCGCTCACGGTTGACGTAGGTCGCCGGGGAGTTGCCGTTCTCCCACACCCCGTCGGGGCCGATGCGCAGGTACGGCTCGTCGGCATAGCCCTCCACGACGATCTCCTCGCCGCTGCGGTTGTCCACCCACAGCACCTCGTCGCCCCCATACACCCGCCATTGCACATCCTCGATGTCCGGCACCTCGGTGACGTGGCTGTCGTAGTTGGTGGCGTCGCTGCCACGCCCGTGGGCCAGGGCAGGCAACGCGGCCGACACCAGCACGGTGAGGGCCAGGGTTGCGACCAGCAGGATCCGGGCAGCGGGGCGCATGGGATCAGGCCGCCGGATCGGCGGGGTCCGTGCCGCCGTCGCCGTCGCCGTCGCCGTTCCGGGGCCGGCGCCCGCGGGCGGCGAGCACCGCCGCGCCGGCGAAGCCGAGCAGGACCAGGGCCGCCACGCCCAGCGCCAGCCCGCCGAGGCTGACGCCGTCTTGCTCCTCCGGCTCGTCCTGCTCGGGTGGGTCGTCCTGCTCGGGTGGGTCGTCCGGCTCGGGTTGGCCGCCCTGCTCGGGTGGGTCGGCGTCCCCTGGTGGGGGGTCCTCCTCTGAATCGTCCTCGTCCCCGCCGCCGGCCGGGCCCTCGTACACGAACTCGAACTCACCCTCGACGGGGTGGCCGTCGTCGGAGGTCACGCGGAACACCACGGTGTAGGTGCCGTCATCGGGCAGGGCGAGCAGCGACTGCTCGACGGACTGCCCGGCCTCGACCGGCAGGCCCTCCTCGACGCGCTCGCCATCCGGTGCGCTGACCTGCACCTGCGGGAAGACCACGTCCTCGCTGAACTCCAGCACGACCGCGTCGGGCGGCTCGGTCACGGTGGCGCCCCGCTCGGGCTGGGTAGCGGTCAGCACGGCGTGCGCTGCGGCCGGCGTCGCCCCGCGCACGGTGCCGGCCAGGACGGCCGCCACCAGCACCACGGTCGCCAACAGTGCTCGGCGGCTGGCGGTCGTGGCTGGCATCGCGGGTCCCCTCGTGTCGCACGGAAGATGTGGCGGGCAGTGTTCGGACCGGGCACATCCGTGGACTGCCCGCTCGACCTGGCCCACCCTACAAAGGCGGCGGTCCAGTAGGGTGCCGGGATGACCACCCTTCACGTCCTGCGTGTCTTCGTCGGGCCCGGCGGCACGGGCGGCAACCCGCTCGGGGTCTTCCTCGATGGCGCCCAGATCCCCGAGGAGCGCCGCCAGAGTGTCGCCAAGGACCTCGGCTTCAGCGAGACGGTCTTCGTCGACGACACCGCGACCGGGCGGGTCCGCATCTTCACACCGGCCGCGGAGCTCGGGTTCGCGGGCCATCCCCTGGTCGGGGCGGGCTGGCTGCTGGCCCAGACCGGCTCCTGGGTCGACTCCCTGCGCCCCCCCGCGGGCCGGGTGGCCACCTGGGAGGACGACGAGCGGCAGTGGATCCGGGGACGCGCCGAGTGGGCCCCGACGCTGGCCTTGCGCCAGCACGACTCCCCCGAGGACGTCGACGCGCTGACCGGCCCCCCCGCCGGGGTGGGGTTGCTCGACGCCTGGGCATGGGAGGACGCGGACGCGGGGCACATCCGGGCACGGGTGTTCGCCCCGGAGCTCGGCATCGACGAGGACGAGGCCACGGGCGCGGCGGCCGTGGTGCTGACCGCGGCCCTCGGCCGCCCCCTCATCATCCGCCAAGGGGTGGGCTCGGAGCTGCGCACCCGGCCCGGGCCCAACGCGACCGTGGAGGTCGGCGGGCGCGTCGAGACGGTCGAGACCCGCCAGTACTCCTAGCACGCTGCCGTCCCGCAGCGGCGCCCCGGCGCGCATACTGCGGGGCATGTCCGTGCCCCCCCGGGTCTACCTCGACCACGCCTCGGCGATGCCCGCCCACCCGGCCGCCCTCGCGGCCGCCGACCACGTCGCTCGTGCCTTCCCCGGTGACCCGGCCCGACAGCACGCCGAGGGCCACGCCGCCCGCGACGTCCTGGAGTCCGCGCGCGCGGCGGTGGGCCGCACCGTGGGCGTCGCCGCCGAGCGTCTCCTGTTCACCGCCGGGGGCACCGAGTCCGTGCACCTGGCGGTGCGCGGTGCGGCTGCAGCCAACCGCACCCGGCCCAGCCGGATCGTGTCCTCGGCCGTCGAGCACTCGGCGGTCCTGGCCGCCGCCGACGCCACCGACCACGAGCACGTCCGCGTCGGGGTTGACGCCCTGGGACGCCTCGATCTGGACGCCCTCGCCGAGGCGCTGCGCCCCGGCGCCGCGCTGGTCAGCCTGCAGCACGCCAACCACGAGACCGGGACGCTCCAGCCGCTGGCGGCGGCCGCGGCGCTGTGCCGGGAGGCGGACGCCCTGCTGCACGTGGACGCCTGTCAGACCGTGGGACGGCTGCCCGTCGACGCCGAGGCGCTGGGTGCCGACTTCCTGTCGCTGTCCGCCGCGAAGTTCGGCGGCGGCCGCGGCGTCGGCGCGCTCGGCTGGTCAGCGCGCGCACGCTTCCGCGCCCAGCTGACCGGCGACGAGCGCGAAGGCCGTCGCCGCCCCGGCCTGGGGCACCTGCCCGGCCTCGCGGCGATGGCCGAGACCCTCCTGCACCTGCGCCCCGACGACCCCGCCGGTCCGGCCGCGGCCGAAGCCGCCCGGTGCGACCGGCTGCGCCGACGGCTGCGCGAGCAGCTGCGCGCCCTCGACGACGTCGAGGTCCACGGCCCCGACGACGGGTCCCTGCCCCACATCGTCGCGATCTCGGCGCTCTACGTGGACGGCCAGGCCCTGGTCGGCGAGCTCGACCGCGCCGGGTTCGCCGTGCACTCCGGCTCGTCGTGCGCCTCCACGTCCGGCCAGCCGAGCCACGTCCTGGTCGCGATGGGCGCCCTCACCCACGGCCATGTCCGCGCCTCGTTGGGTCCGCAGGTGGACAGCGACGCGGCCGACGCCTTCGCGGTCGCCCTGGGGCGTGCGGTCACCGGGCTGCGGGCACGGGTCGGGCGCTAGCTACCCTGGCGGCATGGACCCCCCCACCCTCGTCGACGCGCTGGGCAAGCCCTGCCCGCTGCCGGTCATCGAGCTCGCGAAGGCCGTCGAGCAGGCGTCGGTCGGCGACGAGGTGGTCGTGCTCTCCGACGACGCCGGCGCCAAGGTCGACATCCCCGTGTGGTGCCGGATGAAGGGGCACACGTACCTGGGCCTCGCTGATGCCGAGGTCGGCTGGTCCTTCCGGGTGCGCCGCTCCGCCTGACCCTGACCCCGGACAGGGAACGGGGAGCCCGACGGGCTCCCCGGTCACGGCCGTGCGGTGCGGCTAGGAGAAGCTGTCGCCGCAGGCGCAGGTGCTCTTGGCCTGCGGGTTGTTGATGGCGAACCCGGCACCCTGGAGGCTGTCGACCCAGTCGATCTGGGTGCCCTGCAGGTGGGGGGCGCTCTGCTTGTCGAGCCGCACCGGCACGCCCTTGATGTCGAGGACCACGTCGCCGTCGAGCTGGCGGTCATCGAAGAACAACGCGTACCGCATGCCGGAGCAACCACCGGGCTGGACCGCCACGCGCAGGGCGATCTCGTCCGGCTTGTCCTCGCGGGTCATGAGCTCCTTCACCTTGACCGCAGCAGACTCGGTCAGGATGATCGGCTCGACCGGCTTCTGTGCGAGCGGGATGGAAATGACGGGCGCTTCGCTCATGGGGAACCTCGCTGGTGGGCGTCTGGGCCCAGTGTAGCCCGCGATCGCGCCCGGCTCCACGGTGGGCCCCCGTGCGGTCAGACCGCCGCAGCCAGCTCCCCCGCCCGCTGCTCGACCAGCTCGGCGGCCCGCGCCATGCCGTCGGGCCCGAGGTCGACCGCCTGGTCGTAGGCAGCCGCCGCATCCGGTTGCAGCCGCCCCGCGATGGCCAGGGTGCGCGCGCCGTGCGCCCCGGCACGCTCCGCGACGTAGGCCGGGACCTTGCCCCGGGTGCTCTGCGCGTCCAGGGAGCCCTCGCCGGTGACGACCACGTCCGCGCTCTGCAGCGCGTCCTCCAGCCCGATCAGCTCGGCGACCGCCGCGGCCCCCCCGGTCAGCCGCCCGCCGCAGAAGGCGGCGAGGCCGAACCCGAGCCCGCCCGCGGCCCCGGCGCCGGGCAGGTCACGCCACGGGCCACCGTCGAGGTCGCGTTCCACGATGTCGGCCAGGCGCGCGAGCGCCTGCTCGAGCACCGGCACGTCCTCAGGGACGGCGCCCTTCTGCGGCGCGAACACCGCGGCGGCGCCCTCGGGGCCAAGCAGCGGGTTCGTGACGTCCGCCGCGACCAGGACGGGGACCCCCAGCGGGTCGGCGGGCTCCACGTGGTGCAGGCGACGCAGGTACTCGCCCCCGACCTTGACGCCGTTGCCGTCCCCCCGCAGCAGCCGGTGCCCGAGGGCTGTGGCCATGCCCGCCCCCCCGTCCACGGTGGCGCTCCCCCCCAGTCCCACCACGACGGCGCTGGCCCCGCCGGCGACCGCGGCGGCCAGGAGCTGGCCCACACCGTAGGAGGTGGTCCAGCGCGGGTTGCGCTTGGTGGCGGGCAGGGTGGACAGGCCGCAGGCCTGCGCCGACTCCACCAGGGCCCGCCCGTCGGGCAGCCGCAGCCACGCCGCCGAGGTCGCGGTGCCGCGGGCGTCGGCCACGTCGATCACCACCCGCCGCGCGTCCGGGACGGCGGCGCCGACCACCTCGATGGTGCCCTCCCCCCCGTCGGCCATCGGGCATGCGACGACCTCGTCGCCCGGCCGCACGCGCGACCATCCGCGCGCCATGGCCTGGGCGGCCTCGGCGGCGGTGAGCGTGCCCGCGAACTTGTCGGGAGCGATGGCGACCCGCATGGGTAGAGGAGTCTAGGGGCCCGTCGCGGTGCGCCACGCAGACCACGTGGCCCGGCGACGACCGCCGCGGTATCCTTCTCCCACGAGTAAGTGTGCATTTGACACTAACCTGTTGCGGCGACACCGCGGCGGCCCCGCTCGTTGGCCGCCACTCGAGGGACGCGATGAGCGAGGCAAGCACCCTTCGTGAGGCGACGGAGTCCACGCCCCTGCTGCTGCTGGGCTCGCAGGCCGACCCCGCGAGCGAGCGCGGGACGATCTGCCCCGGCGTCGTGCCCGACGCGAGCGACCCCGCCCTGGTCGACCGCGCCCGCGCCGCACGTGCGGCGCTCGGCGAGCGCGTCGTCGTCCTCGGCCACCACTACCAGCGTGACGAGGTCATCGCCTTCGCCGATCTGCGGGGTGACAGCTACAAGCTCGCCTGCGACGCCGCGGCCAACGGGGCCCCGCACATCGTGTTCTGCGGCGTGCACTTCATGGCCGAGACGGCTGACCTGCTGACCCCGCCCGACACCACGGTGATCCTGCCGGACATGGCGGCGGGGTGCTCGATGGCGGACATGGCCGAGATCAGCCAGGTCGAGGCCGCCTGGGCCGACCTGGCCGAGGCCGGCTGCGACGCGGTGGTCCCCCTGACCTACATGAACTCCTCGGCGGCGATCAAGGCGTTCACCGGCCGTCACGGGGGGGCGGTGTGCACCTCCTCGAACGCCGAGCGCGCCCTGCGGTGGGCCTTCGCACAGGGCGAGCAGGTCCTGTTCACGCCCGACCAGCACCTGGGGCGCAACACCGCGGTCCGCGACCTGGGGCTCGACCTCGCCGACTGCGTGGTCTACGACCCCCACCAGCCCGGCGGCGGTCTGGACCCCGCCGAGCTGCGGGCGGCCCGCATGATCCTCTGGAAGGGCCACTGCAGTGTCCACGGCACGTTCCTGCCCCACCACGTCGCGCTCGTCCGGGCGAAGCTGCCCGGCGTGCAGGTGCTCGTCCACCCCGAGGTGCGCTACGAGGTCGCCGAACAGGCCGACCTCGTCGGGTCCACAGAGTTCATCATCCGGGCGGTGCGTGCGGCGCCCCCGGGCACCGCCTGGGCCATCGGCACCGAGCTCAACCTCGTCGGCCGTCTCGCGCAGGAGCACCCCGAGCAGACCATCACCTTCCTGAACGAGAAGGTGTGCTTCTGCGCCACGATGAACCGCATCGACCTGCCGCACCTGGTCTGGGCGCTGGAGTCGCTGGTCGACGGCACGGTCGTGAACCCCATCCGCGTTGACGACGACACCGCGCACTGGGCCCGGGCCGCCCTCGACCGGATGCTGGCCCTGCCCGCCTCCTGACACGTGAATCGCCGGAGCGCCAGCGGAGGCGATTCACCACTGTGCCGGGTGTGGCGGTCGCGCCGCGACCGCCATGAGATGCTGACCGCGCTCAATCCTTCGGCGAGGCGTCGACGAACGGGGGGCGCACGACCTCGGCCGGCACGCGCTTTCCGCGCACGTCGATCTCGACCGCGTCGCCGGCCGCCACCGATGCGGACAGGTAGCCCATCGCCACGCCGATGCGCAGCGTCGGCGAGAACGTCCCGCTGGTGACCTCGCCGACCGACTCCCCGTCGCGTCCCACCGCGCAGCCGGCCCGCGGGATGCCCCGGCCGGTGGTCCGCAGCCCCCACAGCCGGCGGGCGGGGCCCGCCTCCTTGGCCAGCGCGA harbors:
- the trpD gene encoding anthranilate phosphoribosyltransferase yields the protein MTPADAPSWPEILTRLMAGEDLDDATTAAALDTVMEGQATPAQVAGFLVALQAKGETAEEIAGLARTMRRHALPVRVDGAVVDTCGTGGDRAGTFNVSTVAALVAAGAGATVAKHGNRAASGLCGSADLLEAWGVAIDLPPAGVEACIRQIGIGFCFAPTFHPAMRHVVPVRRELGVRTVFNILGPLTNPAGARHQTIGVSDPVLAARMAAVLARLDTTHALVFHGSDGLDELTPAGPSRVWEVRGGGVTEWTFDPADHGIAPAAAGDLRGGEVADNRRVAEAVLGGQHGAPRDAVLLGAAAALVAADLVDAWAEALRAAAASIDSGAAARTLDDWVRVSQEQAAATA
- a CDS encoding biotin transporter BioY, with product MSASAPLIGPRPVLADLVPRTAVRTVALVLGAALLTAAASRWLKIPLPFSPVPITGGTFAVLLTGAALGPARGAAGQLTYVALGAVGLPFFSTGSGLEFLAGASGGYVLGFIPAAALVGACARRGWDRRPLGMVGTFALGSAVIYACGVPWLAVVGGFGPGEAVLRGLAPFLLGDALKAVAAAAALPSAWRLVGPRS
- a CDS encoding AMP-binding protein codes for the protein MGAGTVASGGPLGRVDIATLDGLLRAAADRWPDRLAVDSPSGRLTYAELDAAVTAAAGGLRTAGARPGDHVAFALGHDAALYAAPFVCSRARLAGLLLSTALPAAAWARQLASVRPSLLVADDAHVGRLQAAASGAPVQPARVALPLQADHARPAEAAPAPDPDRAVALLATSGTTGQPTVVRLTSRGLLHVGRAYLDLLDLGPDERSLVVMPLTHIGALSTQTLTMPMVGGCNVLPADRRARRSLSAMAEQRITLLDAAPAWLTVLAGQTPIAVPSWRTLVYGGAPMPAATVSAVAAAHPAVAMFDVWGLSEAHGPVTAQRYDRDRPPPAGTVGG
- a CDS encoding BTAD domain-containing putative transcriptional regulator: MSPQPPPIDGLALRVLGPVTLRRGGHACDLGPRPQRCLLARLLLDANRPVGAQRLVTDLWPGVPADRAATVLRETADGLSVLLDRHRPLRSPPAVLVTEQSGYALQVPPESVDVVRFRALAADVAELLAAGEVSRAHRAGDAALWLWEGPALVDVRDRPFAVAAAADLEEQRLAVQERGVAAAIALGLTGQAAAELEQLAAHGPLREGFWEALVTALAACGRPAVEAAARFQDVRCLLDADLQLGSGPGRAALERRVAGRCARER
- a CDS encoding copper resistance CopC family protein, which translates into the protein MPATTASRRALLATVVLVAAVLAGTVRGATPAAAHAVLTATQPERGATVTEPPDAVVLEFSEDVVFPQVQVSAPDGERVEEGLPVEAGQSVEQSLLALPDDGTYTVVFRVTSDDGHPVEGEFEFVYEGPAGGGDEDDSEEDPPPGDADPPEQGGQPEPDDPPEQDDPPEQDEPEEQDGVSLGGLALGVAALVLLGFAGAAVLAARGRRPRNGDGDGDGGTDPADPAA
- a CDS encoding PhzF family phenazine biosynthesis protein codes for the protein MTTLHVLRVFVGPGGTGGNPLGVFLDGAQIPEERRQSVAKDLGFSETVFVDDTATGRVRIFTPAAELGFAGHPLVGAGWLLAQTGSWVDSLRPPAGRVATWEDDERQWIRGRAEWAPTLALRQHDSPEDVDALTGPPAGVGLLDAWAWEDADAGHIRARVFAPELGIDEDEATGAAAVVLTAALGRPLIIRQGVGSELRTRPGPNATVEVGGRVETVETRQYS
- a CDS encoding aminotransferase class V-fold PLP-dependent enzyme; translation: MSVPPRVYLDHASAMPAHPAALAAADHVARAFPGDPARQHAEGHAARDVLESARAAVGRTVGVAAERLLFTAGGTESVHLAVRGAAAANRTRPSRIVSSAVEHSAVLAAADATDHEHVRVGVDALGRLDLDALAEALRPGAALVSLQHANHETGTLQPLAAAAALCREADALLHVDACQTVGRLPVDAEALGADFLSLSAAKFGGGRGVGALGWSARARFRAQLTGDEREGRRRPGLGHLPGLAAMAETLLHLRPDDPAGPAAAEAARCDRLRRRLREQLRALDDVEVHGPDDGSLPHIVAISALYVDGQALVGELDRAGFAVHSGSSCASTSGQPSHVLVAMGALTHGHVRASLGPQVDSDAADAFAVALGRAVTGLRARVGR
- a CDS encoding sulfurtransferase TusA family protein, producing the protein MDPPTLVDALGKPCPLPVIELAKAVEQASVGDEVVVLSDDAGAKVDIPVWCRMKGHTYLGLADAEVGWSFRVRRSA
- a CDS encoding iron-sulfur cluster assembly accessory protein; amino-acid sequence: MSEAPVISIPLAQKPVEPIILTESAAVKVKELMTREDKPDEIALRVAVQPGGCSGMRYALFFDDRQLDGDVVLDIKGVPVRLDKQSAPHLQGTQIDWVDSLQGAGFAINNPQAKSTCACGDSFS
- a CDS encoding glycerate kinase, which gives rise to MRVAIAPDKFAGTLTAAEAAQAMARGWSRVRPGDEVVACPMADGGEGTIEVVGAAVPDARRVVIDVADARGTATSAAWLRLPDGRALVESAQACGLSTLPATKRNPRWTTSYGVGQLLAAAVAGGASAVVVGLGGSATVDGGAGMATALGHRLLRGDGNGVKVGGEYLRRLHHVEPADPLGVPVLVAADVTNPLLGPEGAAAVFAPQKGAVPEDVPVLEQALARLADIVERDLDGGPWRDLPGAGAAGGLGFGLAAFCGGRLTGGAAAVAELIGLEDALQSADVVVTGEGSLDAQSTRGKVPAYVAERAGAHGARTLAIAGRLQPDAAAAYDQAVDLGPDGMARAAELVEQRAGELAAAV